From a single Parambassis ranga chromosome 2, fParRan2.1, whole genome shotgun sequence genomic region:
- the LOC114447415 gene encoding mitogen-activated protein kinase kinase kinase kinase 4-like isoform X4 — translation MANDSPAKSLVDIDLASLRDPAGIFELVEVVGNGTYGQVYKGRHVKTGQLAAIKVMDVTEDEEEEIKLEINMLKKYSHHRNIATYYGAFIKKSPPGHDDQLWLVMEFCGAGSITDLVKNTKGNQLKEDWIAYISREILRGLAHLHAHHVIHRDIKGQNVLLTENAEVKLVDFGVSAQLDRTVGRRNTFIGTPYWMAPEVIACDENPDATYDYRSDLWSCGITAIEMAEGAPPLCDMHPMRALFLIPRNPPPRLKSKKWSKKFFSFIESCLVKNYMQRPPTEQLLKHPFIRDQPNERQVRIQLKDHIDRTKKKRGEKDETEYEYSGSEEEEEDPPEQEGEPSSIVNVPGESTLRRDFIRLQQENKERSEALRHQQLLQEQQLREQEEYKRQLLAERQKRIEQQKEQRRRLEEQQRREREMRRQQEREQRRREQEEKRRIEEMDRRRKEEEERRRAEDEKRRNDREQEYIRRQLEEEQRHLEMLQEQLLREQAMLLEFKWRELEEQRKAERLHKRLQQEQAYLLSLQHESKQQPGEKTKLPIEHSKPPQTSTLPPDRALTTTPHAQVLDATVSVVRGESSRGSQTIPSDSTTSQTMVQEEADSDEVLNSPSPTQTETPTDSKPPQVESLEPDRPSEPVSQPPQPIREADERYRKNIQGSPQAAPPPKQPPLPPRSSEPFSNGGSSSEASAMHRPMEPQVQWSHLAALKSSNSAAPSPPPPPVVARSQSFSESGGVTSNFAQLHLRSQDPHHHHHHPSPARTDPQPQPPLHHPQPQSRLEHQSSCEEVPPKVPVRTTSRSPVLSRRESPLPTQPSNQAGQRGAGSNMEQRPLWDRVEKLQSRPGSGSSSGSSNSSSQASPGERFRPRSSSKSEGSPLQRPENVPKKQDEKNLRPTRPADLTALAKELRAVDDVRPPHKVTDYSSSSDESGTTDEDEDEEVDQEAGEESTSGAEESRAGYSHGFYRKLSNGETESAKTMLVEDSESEQASTPSKDGTLVIRQSTADIKRLVSLASSSSSSAGSGQLLHHGLPEKNGYAALIHHLPDLIQQSHHPPSSSTTIPPSTSSSSSSSSFPSSSSHASPAMSPLISLDQLTGIESQSESNSMSKHKSSSSFTPFIDPRLLQISPSSGSSLNNMAGFGQDGRLVDPLRSDPSRKGSVVNVNPVNTRPPSDTPEIRKYKKRFNSEILCAALWGVNLLVGTESGLMLLDRSGQGKVYPLINRRRIQQMDVLEGLNVLVTISGKKNKLRVYYLSWLRNKILHNDPEVEKKQGWVNVGDLEGCVHYKVVKYERIKFLVLALKNAVEVYAWAPKPYHKFMAFKSFGDLAHKPLLVDLTVEEGQRLKVIYGSCSGFHAVDVDSGAVYDIYLPTHIQTSIQCHAIIILPNTDGIELLLCYEDEGVYVNTYGRITKDVVLQWGEMPTSVAYIRSNQIMGWGEKAIEIRSVETGHLDGVFMHKRAQRLKFLCERNDKVFFASVRQGGASQVYFMTLGRTSLMSW, via the exons GGTCTGGCCCACTTACATGCCCACCATGTCATCCACCGTGACATCAAGGGACAGAATGTGTTGCTGACCGAGAACGCAGAAGTTAAACTAG TCGACTTTGGCGTTAGTGCTCAGCTTGACCGCACTGTGGGCAGGAGGAACACCTTCATTGGCACTCCTTACTGGATGGCTCCTGAGGTCATTGCCTGTGACGAGAACCCAGATGCTACGTATGATTACAGA AGCGATCTGTGGTCTTGTGGTATCACTGCAATCGAAATGGCTGAAGGAGCGCCAC CACTTTGTGACATGCATCCCATGCGTGCACTCTTCCTTATTCCAAGGAACCCTCCACCTAGGCTCAAGTCTAAAAAATG GTCCAAAaagttttttagttttattgaaAGCTGCCTGGTGAAGAACTACATGCAGCGCCCTCCgacagagcagctgctgaagCACCCCTTTATCCGAGACCAGCCCAATGAGAGGCAAGTCCGCATCCAGCTCAAAGACCACATTGACCGGACCAAGAAGAAGAGGGGCGAGAAAG ATGAGACCGAGTATGAGTACAGtggcagtgaggaggaggaagaggacccCCCAGAGCAGGAAGGAGAGCCCAG CTCCATCGTCAACGTGCCTGGCGAGTCAACTCTGCGTCGTGACTTCATTCGTCTGCAGCAGGAGAACAAGGAGCGATCAGAGGCACTCCGtcaccagcagctcctccaggagCAGCAACTCCGTGAGCAAGAGGAGTACAAACgccagctgctggctgagaggCAGAAACGCATTGAACAGcagaaggagcagagaaggCGTCTAGAAGAg CAACAGCGCCGTGAACGTGAGATGAGGAGGCAACAGGAGCGGGAGCAGCGACGCCGTgagcaggaagagaagaggCGCATTGAAGAGATGGACCGAAGAcgcaaagaggaagaggaacgtCGACGCGCTGAGGACGAGAAAAGAAGAAACGATCGTGAGCAG GAGTATATCAGACGCCAGCTGGAGGAGGAACAGCGGCACCTTGAGAtgctgcaggagcagctgctccGTGAGCAGGCCATGCTACtg GAGTTCAAGTGGAGGGAACTGGAAGAGCAGCGCAAAGCCGAGCGACTCCATAAGCgcctgcagcaggagcaggcctacctgctgtcactgcagcatGAATCCAAACAGCAGCCTGGTGAAAAGACCAAACTCCCCATTGAACATAGCAAACCTCCACAGACCTCTACTCTGCCCCCTGACAGAGCCCTCACCACAACCCCACATGCTCAGGTCCTTGACGCTACTGTGTCTGTAGTGAGAGGCGAGTCCTCCAGAGGCTCTCAGACGATCCCCTCAGACAGCACTACGTCCCAGACGATGGTACAAGAGGAGGCTGACTCTGATGAGGTCTTAAACTCCCCAAGCCCTACTCAGACTGAAACCCCCACTGACTCTAAACCTCCCCAGGTGGAAAGTTTGGAGCCTGACAGGCCCAGCGAGCCTGTCAGTCAACCTCCTCAGCCTATCAGAGAG GCCGATGAGCGCTACCGAAAGAACATTCAGGGCTCCCCTCAGGCTGCCCCTCCTCCTAAGCAGCCCCCTCTGCCTCCCCGCTCCTCTGAACCATTCTCCAATGGCGGCTCCTCGTCCGAGGCCTCTGCCATGCATCGGCCCATGGAGCCTCAG GTCCAGTGGTCTCACCTGGCTGCTCTAAAAAGCAGCAACAGTgctgctccctctcctcctcctccgcctgtgGTTGCTCGCTCCCAGTCCTTCAGCGAGTCCGGTGGTGTGACTTCTAACTTTGCACAACTACACCTGCGCTCCCAggacccccaccaccaccaccaccacccatcGCCTGCCCGCACTGACCCCCAACCCCAACCTCCCCTCCACCACCCTCAGCCCCAGAGTAGGCTTGAACACCAGTCGAGCTGCGAGGAGGTCCCTCCAAAG GTACCAGTGAGAACAACGTCCAGATCTCCTGTACTGTCACGCCGAGAGTCACCACTGCCAACACAACCCAGCAACCAAGCCGGACAGAGAGGAGCTGGCAG TAACATGGAGCAGCGCCCTCTGTGGGACCGAGTGGAGAAGCTGCAGTCTCGGCCAGGCAGTGGCAGCTCCTCTGGCTCCTCAAACTCAAGCTCCCAGGCCAGTCCGGGAGAACGCTTCAGACCACGCT CTTCCTCCAAATCTGAAGGATCACCTCTGCAGCGGCCTGAAAACGTTCCCAAAAAGCAAGATGAAAAGAACCTCAGGCCCACTCGTCCAGCT GACCTGACTGCTCTGGCTAAGGAGCTCCGTGCAGTTGATGATGTACGGCCTCCCCACAAAGTAACGGACTACTCCTCCTCAAGTGACGAGTCAGGCACCACAGATGAAGACGAAGATGAAGAAGTGGACCAGGAGGCAGGAGAAGAGTCCACCTCTGGAGCTGAGGAATCTAGAGCCGG ATATTCCCATGGCTTCTACAGGAAGCTGAGTAATGGAGAAACAGAGTCTGCTAAGACCATGCTGGTGGAAGACTCGGAGAGCGAACAGGCCTCTACGCCTTCCAAGGATGGAACACTTGTCATTAGACAG AGCACAGCTGACATAAAACGGTTGGTCAGTCTCgcgtcttcctcctcttcctcggcTGGCTCTGGTCAGCTACTGCACCACGGCCTTCCAGAGAAAAACGGCTATGCTGCCCTCATACACCACCTACCAGACCTTATCCAGCAGAGCCATCACCCCCCTTCCTCTTCAACAaccatccctccctccacctcctcctcctcttcttcctcctccttcccttcaTCATCTAGCCATGCCAGTCCCGCAATGTCCCCACTGATCTCTTTGGACCAGCTCACTGGCATAGAG TCCCAGTCAGAGAGCAACTCCATGTCTAAACACAAGTCTTCCTCTTCGTTCACTCCCTTCATCGACCCACGCCTTCTCCAGATATCTCCATCCAGCGGCagctccctcaacaacatgg CTGGATTTGGGCAAGATGGACGCCTGGTAGACCCACTGAGGTCCGACCCATCCCGTAAAGGTTCAGTCGTCAACGTGAACCCAGTCAACACGCGTCCACCAAGTGACACTCCAGAAATCCGCAAATACAAGAAGAGGTTCAACTCAGAGATCCTTTGTGCGGCACTCTGGG GAGTGAATCTGCTGGTAGGGACAGAGAGTGGGCTGATGCTGCTAGATCGAAGCGGTCAGGGTAAGGTCTACCCCCTGATCAACCGACGGCGCATCCAGCAGATGGACGTCCTGGAGGGGCTTAATGTCCTGGTAACCATATCAG GTAAAAAGAACAAGCTGAGGGTGTATTACCTGTCATGGCTCAGAAACAAGATTTTGCACAATGACCCTGAGGTAGAAAAGAAGCAGGGTTGGGTTAATGTGGGCGATCTGGAGGGCTGCGTCCACTACAAAGTTG TGAAGTACGAGAGGATTAAATTCTTGGTGCTGGCCTTGAAGAATGCTGTGGAGGTTTATGCTTGGGCACCTAAACCCTACCACAAATTCATGGCCTTTAAG TCTTTTGGTGACCTTGCGCACAAGCCTCTGCTGGTGGACCTGACAGTGGAGGAGGGTCAGAGGTTGAAGGTCATCTATGGCTCCTGCTCAGGATTTCACGCTGTGGACGTGGACTCTGGTGCCGTCTACGACATCTACCTTCCCACACAC ATACAGACTAGCATTCAGTGCCATGCCATCATCATCCTGCCCAACACTGATGGCattgagctgctgttgtgttatgAGGATGAGGGTGTCTACGTCAACACCTACGGACGCATCACCAAAGATGTGGTGCTGCAGTGGGGAGAAATGCCAACTTCAGTGG CCTACATTAGGTCAAACCAGATCATGGGCTGGGGTGAGAAGGCCATAGAGATCCGCTCAGTGGAGACGGGTCATCTGGACGGCGTCTTCATGCACAAGAGAGCCCAGAGACTTAAGTTCCTGTGTGAGAGGAATGACAAG GTTTTCTTCGCCTCTGTGCGTCAAGGAGGAGCTAGCCAAGTCTATTTCATGACCCTGGGGCGCACATCCCTCATGAGCTGGTAG